From the Cryptosporangium aurantiacum genome, one window contains:
- a CDS encoding CocE/NonD family hydrolase has product MRKLDRVALPVTAVHDQPIPMRDGTILRADVQRPAEGGPVPTLLIRNPYGEGLGRAMPVVPALEAGFAVVVQHCRGRGTSDGMFEPWADEPADGADTVRWITAQPWSDGKVVGFGISYVAGTALQTAIERPEGYVGIVAAQTPADFYDDLTYLGGALALGSAQGWAAMQGLLGGQHAMLAGEDAGPLLGAALPTMFTPDAARNALPLRDALGLPGAAPFWADWLDHPSRDEYWTKFGTPRDNYDAIDVPVYHVASWFDLFLAGTLENHAALGGPLVIGPWTHGGMQANGAGDVNFGPASPAPILQLEADQIAFLREAVDGRSNEARPPVKIFVMGDNVWRDEQEWPLARTVFTPWYLQAGGGLGTDPSTGSSNFAADPRDPVPTVGGSLLFPEFNTAGPHDQRVLDGRTDVLRFTSPPLEADLEVTGPLTVVLHAATDAADTDWTAKLIDVHPDGTALNVADGIVRARYRNGVEAPDPITPGTPYEYRINLVATSQVFKAGHSIRVDVASANFPRFDRNPGNGALSADATEADLTVQNQTVFHDAERASHVLLPVIPRV; this is encoded by the coding sequence ATGCGCAAGCTCGACCGCGTCGCGTTGCCGGTGACCGCTGTCCACGACCAGCCGATCCCGATGCGCGACGGCACGATCCTCCGGGCGGACGTGCAGCGCCCGGCCGAGGGCGGGCCGGTGCCGACGCTGCTGATCCGCAACCCGTACGGGGAGGGCCTGGGCCGCGCGATGCCGGTGGTGCCCGCGCTGGAGGCCGGTTTCGCGGTCGTGGTCCAGCACTGCCGGGGACGCGGGACGAGCGACGGCATGTTCGAACCCTGGGCGGACGAGCCGGCCGACGGGGCCGACACCGTCCGGTGGATCACCGCCCAGCCGTGGTCGGACGGCAAGGTGGTCGGTTTCGGCATCTCCTACGTCGCCGGCACCGCGCTGCAGACCGCGATCGAGCGGCCGGAGGGTTACGTCGGGATCGTCGCCGCGCAGACCCCGGCCGACTTCTACGACGACCTCACCTACCTCGGCGGCGCGCTCGCGCTCGGTTCGGCCCAGGGCTGGGCGGCGATGCAGGGCCTGCTCGGCGGCCAGCACGCGATGCTGGCCGGAGAGGACGCCGGGCCGCTGCTCGGTGCCGCGCTGCCGACGATGTTCACTCCGGACGCCGCCCGGAACGCACTGCCGCTCCGGGACGCGCTCGGGCTGCCCGGCGCCGCGCCGTTCTGGGCCGACTGGCTGGACCACCCGAGCCGGGACGAGTACTGGACGAAGTTCGGCACCCCGCGGGACAACTACGACGCGATCGACGTGCCGGTGTACCACGTGGCGAGCTGGTTCGACCTGTTCCTGGCCGGGACGCTGGAGAACCACGCCGCGCTGGGCGGCCCGCTGGTGATCGGCCCCTGGACCCACGGCGGCATGCAGGCGAACGGGGCGGGCGACGTCAACTTCGGACCGGCCTCGCCCGCGCCGATCCTGCAGCTGGAGGCCGACCAGATCGCATTCCTCCGGGAAGCCGTGGACGGCCGATCGAACGAGGCCCGGCCGCCGGTGAAGATCTTCGTGATGGGCGACAACGTGTGGCGGGACGAGCAGGAGTGGCCGCTCGCCCGTACGGTGTTCACTCCCTGGTATTTGCAAGCCGGGGGTGGCCTCGGCACCGATCCGTCCACCGGCTCATCGAACTTCGCCGCCGACCCGCGCGACCCGGTCCCGACCGTCGGCGGCAGCCTCCTCTTCCCGGAGTTCAACACCGCGGGCCCGCACGACCAGCGAGTGCTCGACGGCCGCACGGACGTCCTGCGCTTCACCAGCCCGCCGCTGGAGGCCGACCTCGAGGTGACCGGGCCGCTGACCGTCGTGCTGCACGCGGCCACCGACGCCGCCGACACCGACTGGACCGCCAAGCTGATCGACGTCCACCCGGACGGCACCGCGCTGAACGTCGCCGACGGCATCGTGCGGGCCCGCTACCGCAACGGCGTCGAGGCACCCGACCCGATCACCCCGGGGACGCCGTACGAGTACCGGATCAACCTGGTCGCGACCAGCCAGGTGTTCAAGGCGGGCCACTCGATCCGGGTGGACGTCGCGAGCGCGAACTTCCCGCGCTTCGACCGCAACCCCGGTAACGGGGCGCTGTCCGCGGACGCGACCGAGGCCGACCTCACCGTGCAGAACCAGACCGTGTTCCACGACGCCGAGCGGGCCTCGCACGTTCTCCTCCCGGTCATTCCCCGTGTCTGA
- a CDS encoding NADPH-dependent FMN reductase: MSRLQIIVASTRPGRVGLPIGQWVEAVAEKHGGFDEIDLSDLGAIDLPLMDEPHHPRLRQYTQQHTKDWAARVDAADAFVFVLAEYNHSYTAGVKNAIDYLNSEWGYKPAGLVTYGGVSGGLRAGQALKPVLQLLKVVPLAEQVTIPFVQQFLTDGAFVPNELIETSATTMLDELGRWAQALHTLRAS, from the coding sequence ATGTCCAGGCTGCAGATCATCGTCGCCAGCACCCGCCCGGGCCGGGTCGGGTTGCCGATCGGCCAGTGGGTCGAGGCGGTGGCCGAGAAGCACGGCGGCTTCGACGAGATCGACCTGTCCGACCTGGGCGCGATCGACCTGCCGCTGATGGACGAGCCGCACCACCCCCGGCTGCGGCAGTACACCCAGCAGCACACCAAGGACTGGGCTGCCCGGGTCGACGCGGCGGACGCGTTCGTTTTTGTCCTGGCCGAGTACAACCACAGCTACACCGCGGGCGTGAAGAACGCGATCGACTACCTCAACAGCGAGTGGGGGTACAAGCCCGCCGGGCTGGTCACCTACGGCGGTGTTTCGGGTGGCCTGCGAGCCGGTCAGGCACTCAAGCCGGTGCTGCAGCTGCTCAAGGTCGTGCCGCTCGCCGAGCAGGTCACGATCCCGTTCGTCCAGCAGTTCCTCACCGACGGCGCGTTCGTCCCGAACGAGCTGATCGAGACGTCCGCCACCACGATGCTGGACGAGTTGGGCCGCTGGGCCCAGGCGCTGCACACGCTGCGCGCCTCCTGA
- a CDS encoding L,D-transpeptidase, which yields MTTPVLRRYLTFLVALLATALVAAGCSSGGGGDNGGKSDDPTSSPSPAGPKLTVDPAANATAVSPSAPIKLSIDKDTITAVTVKSDKGDAVEGAVGADKRSWASSGKLSFGATYTVSVTTSGSATPLTSKFTTVPTPGADSSVRASSILGDGKTYGVGMPIILKLSRSVKSDAARASYEKMLKVTSNPSTTGAWGWISSTELHFRPAEYWASGSTVHVAVDSAGREIVDGVWGRTDLTVDFKIGTDRRLVADSATHTMKVSENGSVVKSMPISLGKPKFPSSSGTMVVIDKRREAMFDSSTYGLAVDSPDGYRTKVEYPMRLTWGGEFIHSAPWSVADQGKRNVSHGCINVAPDNAIWLYNRLQVGDPVTVKNTETTVELGNGYSDWTLSFQDWLKHSKGGVVTTA from the coding sequence GTGACCACCCCCGTCCTCCGTCGCTATCTGACGTTTCTGGTGGCACTGCTCGCGACCGCACTCGTCGCGGCCGGCTGCTCCTCCGGGGGTGGCGGCGACAACGGGGGGAAGTCCGATGACCCGACCTCGTCCCCGTCGCCCGCCGGCCCGAAGCTGACCGTCGACCCGGCAGCGAACGCCACCGCGGTCTCGCCGTCCGCGCCGATTAAGCTCTCGATCGACAAGGACACGATCACCGCGGTCACGGTGAAGTCCGACAAGGGCGACGCGGTGGAGGGCGCGGTCGGCGCCGACAAGCGCAGCTGGGCCAGCTCCGGCAAGCTCTCGTTCGGCGCGACCTACACGGTCTCGGTCACGACGTCCGGCTCGGCGACGCCGCTCACGTCGAAGTTCACGACCGTGCCGACTCCCGGAGCCGACAGCTCGGTGCGGGCGTCGAGCATCCTCGGCGACGGCAAGACCTACGGCGTCGGGATGCCGATCATCCTGAAGCTGAGCCGCTCGGTGAAGAGCGACGCCGCCAGGGCCAGCTACGAGAAGATGCTGAAGGTCACCTCGAACCCGTCGACCACCGGTGCCTGGGGCTGGATCAGCTCCACCGAGCTGCACTTCCGTCCGGCCGAGTACTGGGCTTCGGGCAGCACGGTGCACGTCGCGGTCGACAGCGCCGGGCGGGAGATCGTCGACGGCGTCTGGGGCCGGACCGACCTCACCGTCGACTTCAAGATCGGTACCGACCGCCGGCTGGTCGCCGACTCCGCGACGCACACGATGAAGGTGTCGGAGAACGGTTCGGTCGTGAAGAGCATGCCGATCAGCCTCGGCAAGCCGAAGTTCCCGTCCAGCAGCGGCACGATGGTGGTCATCGACAAGCGTCGCGAGGCGATGTTCGACTCTTCGACGTACGGGCTGGCGGTCGACTCGCCGGACGGCTACCGCACCAAGGTCGAGTACCCGATGCGCCTGACCTGGGGCGGGGAGTTCATCCACAGCGCGCCGTGGTCGGTCGCCGACCAGGGCAAGCGGAACGTCTCGCACGGCTGCATCAACGTCGCCCCGGACAACGCGATCTGGCTCTACAACCGGCTGCAGGTGGGTGACCCGGTGACCGTCAAGAACACCGAGACGACCGTGGAGCTCGGCAACGGCTACAGCGACTGGACGCTGAGCTTCCAGGACTGGCTCAAGCACTCCAAGGGCGGCGTCGTCACGACTGCGTAG
- a CDS encoding DUF3237 domain-containing protein: MSEPLAPGLELLARFTVTLADPLEIGDTPWGRRRVIGITGGRFAGPRLSGEILPGGADWQVVHADGSASIDTRYTLRTDDGVLVSLATRGVRHGPPEVLAALAERDDVDPASYYFKVGLTFEVADPAYGWLNRVVAVGSAVRHPDAVIYDAYAVT, translated from the coding sequence GTGTCTGAACCGCTGGCTCCGGGGCTCGAGCTGCTCGCCCGGTTCACGGTGACGCTCGCGGATCCACTGGAGATCGGCGATACGCCCTGGGGCAGGCGCCGGGTCATCGGCATCACCGGGGGCCGGTTCGCCGGCCCCCGGCTGTCCGGTGAGATCCTGCCCGGCGGCGCGGACTGGCAGGTCGTCCACGCCGACGGCAGCGCCTCGATCGACACTCGCTACACGCTGCGCACCGACGACGGCGTGCTGGTGTCGCTGGCCACCCGCGGCGTCCGACACGGACCACCGGAGGTGCTGGCCGCGCTCGCCGAACGCGACGACGTCGACCCGGCCTCGTACTACTTCAAGGTCGGGCTGACGTTCGAGGTCGCAGATCCGGCCTACGGCTGGCTCAACCGTGTGGTGGCGGTGGGGTCCGCGGTACGACATCCGGATGCCGTGATCTACGACGCTTATGCCGTGACCTGA
- a CDS encoding DUF4307 domain-containing protein: MTAPVFPPGRYGRRRASRSYPRWLVPALVGVVVVGGFGVAGKLYTTYGDDHVESRVLRYSVTSDRAVRIEVEVSGPRDTPLKCAVRSRAEDGSEVGRTEISVPEGDSVVTQIVILPTTQRAVSGETAGCVPA, from the coding sequence GTGACCGCACCCGTATTTCCGCCCGGCCGGTACGGCCGGCGACGCGCATCGCGCAGCTATCCACGATGGCTGGTTCCGGCCCTGGTCGGAGTGGTCGTGGTCGGGGGGTTCGGCGTCGCAGGAAAGCTCTACACGACCTACGGCGACGACCACGTCGAGTCCCGGGTGCTGCGCTACTCGGTGACCTCCGACCGGGCCGTGCGGATCGAGGTGGAGGTGTCCGGACCGCGCGACACACCGCTGAAGTGTGCGGTGCGCTCCCGGGCCGAGGACGGCTCCGAAGTGGGCCGTACCGAGATCTCGGTTCCGGAGGGTGATTCCGTGGTCACGCAGATCGTGATCCTTCCCACGACGCAGCGCGCGGTCAGCGGCGAGACGGCCGGATGCGTTCCGGCGTGA
- the mca gene encoding mycothiol conjugate amidase Mca, with amino-acid sequence MSEQMRLMAVHAHPDDESSKGAATMARYVRAGVSVLVATCTGGERGSVLNPQMDRPEVWANLSDLRRAEMERAREILGVDQAWLGFVDSGLPEGDPLPPLPDGCFALQPLEVAAAPLVRLVREFRPHVILTYDENGGYPHPDHIMCHKVSVEAFEAAGDPDRYVEQGEPWQPLKLYYHMSFSKARVIALDEAMRADGLDSPYAEWLEKWPNDRPDPGDRITTRVACGEFFSVRDDALRAHATQVDPNGRWFDVPLEIQQRVWPTEDYELARSAVESDTPEDDLFAGVREAVKIR; translated from the coding sequence GTGTCCGAGCAGATGCGTCTGATGGCGGTGCACGCTCATCCGGACGACGAGTCGAGCAAGGGGGCCGCCACCATGGCCCGGTACGTCCGGGCCGGCGTCTCGGTGCTGGTGGCGACGTGTACCGGCGGCGAGCGTGGCTCGGTGCTCAACCCCCAGATGGACCGTCCGGAGGTGTGGGCGAACCTCAGCGATCTCCGCCGCGCCGAGATGGAGCGGGCGCGCGAGATCCTCGGCGTCGACCAGGCCTGGCTGGGTTTCGTCGACTCGGGTCTGCCGGAGGGTGACCCGCTGCCCCCGCTGCCGGACGGATGCTTCGCGCTCCAGCCGCTCGAGGTGGCCGCCGCGCCGCTGGTGCGACTGGTCCGCGAGTTCCGCCCGCACGTGATCCTCACGTACGACGAGAACGGCGGTTACCCGCACCCGGACCACATCATGTGTCACAAGGTCTCGGTCGAGGCCTTCGAGGCGGCCGGTGACCCGGATCGGTACGTCGAGCAGGGCGAACCGTGGCAGCCGCTGAAGCTCTACTACCACATGAGCTTCAGCAAGGCCCGGGTGATCGCGCTCGACGAGGCGATGCGGGCGGACGGTCTGGACTCGCCCTACGCCGAGTGGCTGGAGAAGTGGCCGAACGACCGGCCGGATCCGGGGGACCGGATCACCACGCGGGTCGCGTGCGGCGAGTTCTTCTCGGTGCGGGACGATGCACTGCGGGCCCACGCGACGCAGGTCGACCCGAACGGCCGGTGGTTCGACGTGCCGCTGGAGATCCAGCAGCGGGTGTGGCCGACCGAGGACTACGAGTTGGCCCGGTCCGCGGTCGAGAGCGACACTCCCGAGGACGACCTGTTCGCAGGAGTACGAGAGGCGGTGAAGATCCGATGA
- the greA gene encoding transcription elongation factor GreA yields the protein MSTTDEARATWLTQEAFDRLKAELEELKSNRPVIAAEINARREEGDLRENGGYHAAKEEQGKQEGRIRQLEDLLRSARVGEAPTKATVVVPGTVVTVEFDGDPDDTETFLLGSREISSTTDLTVYSPESALGAAILEHKPGDKVSYEAPNGRTINVTIAKLEPFAG from the coding sequence GTGTCTACGACCGATGAGGCGCGCGCAACCTGGCTCACCCAGGAGGCGTTCGACCGGCTGAAGGCCGAGCTCGAGGAGCTCAAGTCGAACCGCCCGGTGATCGCGGCGGAGATCAACGCGCGGCGCGAGGAAGGCGACCTGCGTGAGAACGGCGGCTACCACGCCGCCAAGGAGGAGCAGGGTAAGCAGGAGGGCCGGATCCGGCAGCTCGAAGACCTGCTCCGCAGCGCACGAGTCGGCGAGGCGCCCACCAAGGCGACCGTCGTCGTGCCCGGCACCGTCGTCACCGTGGAGTTCGACGGCGACCCCGACGACACCGAGACCTTCCTCCTCGGCTCCCGGGAGATCTCCTCCACCACGGACCTGACCGTGTACTCACCGGAGTCCGCGCTCGGCGCCGCGATCCTGGAGCACAAGCCCGGCGACAAGGTGTCCTACGAGGCGCCCAACGGCCGCACGATCAACGTCACGATCGCCAAGCTCGAGCCGTTCGCCGGCTAG
- a CDS encoding MDR family MFS transporter has protein sequence MANTGTPEATGELTHRQIVTILAGLMLGMFLSALDQTVVATAIRTIADDLDGFSLQAWATTAFLITSTIVTPLYGKLSDIYGRKPLFLTAIALFLVGSLLCGLASSMYELAAYRAVQGLGAGGLMSLAFAIIGDIVPPRERSKYQGYFMAVFGTSSVLGPVVGGFFAGTDSFLGAAGWRWIFWVNLPVGAIALVVVYRVLHIPHHARDHRIDWPGALALVFALVPLLTVAEQGREWGWGSGRSVGCYVVGVIGIVLFLLAERTYGDEALLPLRMFRERTYAVGSAGSLIIGMGMFGAMALLPQYLQIVKGSSPTMGGLQMLPLVIGIMAAAGVSGTVITRTGRYRIFPLTGGVLMALALLLFSRIGADTPLWETMLIMAMFGAGLGVNMQPVILAVQNAVDPRDMGVATAAVTFFRQMGGTLGTAVFLSVLFSKLTGDIRAALADAEKDPAFQRALGDNTSLEMTEGSLSDTSFISSLPAVVAHPFKVGFSDAMSTVFLLAAGITVIGVVILWMLPELPLRSQSGMRAREEAAAAAPVAPAPAAGPTQS, from the coding sequence GTGGCTAACACCGGAACACCTGAGGCGACGGGTGAGCTGACCCATCGGCAGATCGTCACGATCCTGGCCGGCCTGATGCTCGGGATGTTCTTGAGCGCGCTCGACCAGACCGTGGTGGCCACCGCGATCCGCACGATCGCCGACGACCTCGACGGTTTCAGCCTGCAGGCGTGGGCCACGACCGCGTTCCTGATCACGTCGACGATCGTCACGCCCCTCTACGGCAAACTGTCCGACATCTACGGCCGCAAGCCGCTCTTCCTCACCGCGATCGCGCTGTTCCTGGTCGGATCGCTGCTCTGCGGGCTCGCGTCCTCGATGTACGAACTCGCCGCCTACCGCGCCGTCCAGGGCCTCGGCGCGGGCGGCCTGATGTCGCTGGCGTTCGCGATCATCGGCGACATCGTCCCGCCCCGGGAACGGTCGAAGTACCAGGGCTACTTCATGGCGGTGTTCGGGACGTCCAGTGTCCTCGGACCGGTCGTCGGCGGGTTCTTCGCGGGCACCGACTCGTTCCTCGGCGCGGCCGGCTGGCGCTGGATCTTCTGGGTGAACCTGCCGGTCGGCGCGATCGCGCTGGTCGTCGTCTACCGCGTACTGCACATCCCGCACCACGCGCGGGACCACCGGATCGACTGGCCGGGAGCGCTGGCGCTGGTATTCGCGCTGGTGCCGCTGCTCACCGTCGCCGAGCAGGGCCGGGAGTGGGGCTGGGGGTCCGGCCGGTCGGTCGGCTGTTACGTCGTCGGCGTGATCGGGATCGTGCTGTTCCTGCTCGCCGAACGCACCTACGGCGACGAGGCACTGCTGCCGCTGCGGATGTTCCGCGAACGCACGTACGCGGTGGGATCGGCGGGCAGCCTGATCATCGGCATGGGGATGTTCGGGGCGATGGCACTGCTCCCGCAGTACCTGCAGATCGTCAAGGGCTCGTCGCCGACGATGGGCGGCCTGCAGATGCTGCCGCTGGTGATCGGGATCATGGCCGCCGCCGGGGTGTCCGGCACGGTCATCACGCGGACCGGGCGCTACCGGATCTTCCCGCTGACCGGCGGCGTCCTGATGGCGCTCGCGCTGCTGCTGTTCTCCCGGATCGGCGCGGACACGCCGCTCTGGGAGACGATGCTGATCATGGCCATGTTCGGCGCCGGGCTCGGCGTCAACATGCAGCCGGTAATCCTCGCGGTACAGAACGCGGTCGACCCGCGGGACATGGGCGTGGCGACCGCCGCGGTCACATTCTTCCGTCAGATGGGCGGAACGCTCGGCACCGCGGTGTTCCTCTCGGTGCTGTTCTCCAAGCTGACCGGGGACATCCGCGCGGCGCTGGCCGACGCCGAGAAGGATCCCGCCTTCCAGCGCGCCCTGGGCGACAACACGTCGCTGGAGATGACCGAGGGGTCGCTGTCGGACACCTCGTTCATCAGCTCGCTGCCCGCCGTTGTCGCGCACCCCTTCAAAGTCGGGTTCTCCGACGCGATGAGCACGGTGTTCCTGCTCGCCGCCGGAATCACGGTGATCGGCGTCGTGATCCTCTGGATGCTGCCGGAGCTGCCGCTGCGCAGCCAGAGCGGGATGCGGGCACGCGAGGAGGCCGCAGCGGCGGCGCCGGTCGCACCGGCGCCCGCCGCGGGTCCTACGCAGTCGTGA
- a CDS encoding putative bifunctional diguanylate cyclase/phosphodiesterase, which translates to MTVLAAVCIAGVALTLPGPGTDWWAIPLVTVMVAISRLWIVRRYIGGSGILVDWGEAVLIVGLVLLPPAWTVLTAALGTAVAMAWKRFDPVKAWFNVATTIVGVSVAASVMVAIAGSQPDPISWRGALALTAMATISAVVSELACAGAVAFSRGDTYRAVVFDGAGTRTLGLLMNLAIGAMILAVARYAPYLLIVLPPVTWLLIEGFAGRVRTRIERRMWQRLSAATREMSHLDIDAVLRTAIVESAKLFSADVVEVEWKRANGDSVLTRGDAGGKIWQGKPGVYRPEQSAYPVSLMNGSGPSFGELRLCFRSQVRLPEREQLALASLGSALAGTMQNAYVHQQLHDLATQDTMTGLANRACLMAEGNAVLTSGHGTVALLLLDLDHFRQVNDTLGHEAGDELLRVVAGRLRAEAAPGETLARLHGDEFALLMPGQADLRAALAHARARGEALLGALGGGPLVVDGVELSVEATAGFVAAETGGCDMVELLRRADSAMYRAKAGGIQLLEFDAARDTASVDRLALASEMQAALAADDQIVIQLQPSIDLEAGVPLGAEVLVRWRHPRRGLLTPAAFIPDLEHTDLIAPLTRRVFELALGTYRAWLEDGVDAPVAVNLSARSLLDRDLPEEVGRLLAEFDVPPDRLVLEITETAMMSELEVVDEVLTALRELGVRLSLDDFGTGFSSLTSVARVTVDEIKIDRQFVIAMGSSRQAEAVVRMTVGLAQTLGLRAIAEGVETAQQRTELIKLGCHGAQGFFFYPPLDPDEAKTVLAGRGPGHPN; encoded by the coding sequence ATGACCGTATTAGCGGCGGTCTGTATTGCGGGCGTCGCGCTGACTTTGCCCGGCCCCGGCACGGACTGGTGGGCCATCCCGCTGGTCACCGTGATGGTGGCGATCAGCAGGCTGTGGATCGTTCGCCGCTACATCGGTGGCAGCGGCATCCTCGTCGACTGGGGAGAAGCGGTTCTCATCGTCGGCCTGGTCCTTCTTCCGCCTGCCTGGACCGTCCTGACCGCTGCGCTCGGTACCGCGGTCGCGATGGCGTGGAAGCGGTTCGACCCGGTCAAAGCCTGGTTCAACGTGGCGACGACGATCGTCGGTGTCAGCGTCGCCGCGAGCGTCATGGTCGCGATCGCCGGCTCCCAGCCGGACCCGATCAGCTGGCGCGGCGCACTGGCCCTGACCGCGATGGCGACGATCTCGGCCGTCGTCAGCGAGTTGGCCTGTGCGGGAGCGGTCGCGTTCTCCCGCGGGGACACCTACCGCGCGGTCGTATTCGACGGGGCAGGCACCCGGACGCTCGGCCTGCTGATGAATCTCGCGATCGGCGCGATGATTCTCGCGGTCGCCCGGTACGCGCCGTATCTCTTGATCGTTCTGCCGCCCGTCACCTGGTTGCTGATCGAAGGCTTCGCCGGGCGGGTGCGTACCCGGATCGAGCGTCGGATGTGGCAGCGGCTCTCCGCGGCCACCCGGGAGATGAGTCACCTCGACATCGACGCGGTGTTACGGACAGCGATCGTGGAATCGGCGAAGTTGTTCTCCGCGGATGTCGTCGAGGTCGAATGGAAAAGGGCGAACGGCGATTCCGTCCTCACCCGGGGTGACGCCGGAGGCAAGATCTGGCAGGGCAAGCCGGGCGTCTACCGGCCCGAGCAGAGCGCGTATCCGGTCTCGTTGATGAACGGCTCCGGTCCCTCGTTCGGTGAGCTGCGCCTCTGCTTCCGTTCCCAGGTCAGGCTCCCCGAGCGCGAGCAGCTCGCGCTGGCGTCGCTGGGCAGCGCGCTCGCCGGCACCATGCAGAACGCGTACGTGCACCAGCAGCTGCACGACCTCGCGACGCAGGACACGATGACCGGCCTGGCCAACCGGGCCTGCCTGATGGCCGAGGGCAACGCGGTGCTGACCAGCGGGCACGGCACGGTCGCGCTGCTCCTGCTCGACCTCGACCACTTCCGCCAGGTCAACGACACGCTGGGGCACGAGGCGGGCGACGAACTGCTCCGCGTCGTCGCCGGGCGGCTCCGGGCCGAGGCGGCGCCGGGGGAGACGCTGGCCCGCCTGCACGGCGACGAGTTCGCGCTGCTGATGCCCGGCCAGGCTGACCTGCGGGCGGCGCTGGCACACGCGCGCGCACGCGGCGAGGCGCTGCTCGGCGCGCTGGGCGGCGGACCGCTCGTGGTGGACGGCGTCGAGCTCTCGGTCGAGGCGACGGCGGGGTTCGTCGCCGCCGAGACCGGCGGGTGCGACATGGTCGAGTTGCTCCGCCGTGCGGACTCGGCGATGTACCGGGCGAAGGCGGGCGGCATCCAGCTGCTCGAGTTCGACGCGGCCCGCGACACCGCCAGCGTCGACCGGCTGGCCCTGGCGTCGGAGATGCAGGCCGCGCTGGCCGCCGACGATCAGATCGTCATCCAGCTGCAGCCGAGCATCGATCTGGAGGCCGGTGTCCCGCTCGGCGCCGAGGTTCTGGTCCGCTGGCGGCACCCGCGCCGCGGCCTGCTGACGCCCGCCGCGTTCATCCCTGACCTGGAGCACACCGACCTGATCGCGCCGCTGACCCGGCGCGTGTTCGAGCTGGCCCTGGGCACCTACCGCGCCTGGCTGGAAGACGGCGTGGACGCCCCGGTGGCGGTCAACCTCTCCGCCCGCTCGCTCCTGGACCGGGACCTTCCCGAGGAGGTCGGGCGGCTGCTCGCCGAGTTCGACGTGCCGCCGGACCGGCTGGTGCTCGAGATCACCGAGACCGCGATGATGAGCGAGCTCGAGGTCGTCGACGAGGTGCTCACCGCGCTGCGGGAGCTGGGCGTCCGGCTCTCCCTGGACGACTTCGGCACCGGTTTCTCGTCGCTGACGTCGGTCGCGCGCGTCACCGTCGACGAGATCAAGATCGACCGGCAGTTCGTGATCGCGATGGGCAGCTCCCGGCAGGCGGAGGCCGTCGTCCGGATGACCGTGGGCCTGGCGCAGACGCTCGGCCTGCGGGCCATCGCCGAAGGCGTGGAGACCGCCCAGCAGCGCACCGAGCTGATCAAGCTCGGCTGCCACGGCGCGCAGGGCTTCTTCTTCTACCCTCCCCTCGACCCGGACGAGGCGAAGACCGTTCTCGCCGGACGTGGGCCAGGTCACCCGAACTGA